A single Vibrio sp. YMD68 DNA region contains:
- a CDS encoding FAD-dependent oxidoreductase: MSQNIYQFIDVNRVDPAKKPVKIRKIEFVEIYEPFTKQQAKAQADRCLDCGNPYCEWKCPVHNYIPQWLKLANEGRIIEAAELSHQTNSLPEVCGRVCPQDRLCEGSCTINEDFGAVTIGNIEKYINDKAFEMGWTPDMSNVEWTDKKVAIIGAGPAGLAAADVLVRNGVKPVVFDRYPEIGGLLTFGIPSFKLEKGVMENRRRIFSDMGIEFKLNIEVGKDIEMQSLIDDYDAVFIGVGTYKNMRAGLANEDAQGVYDALPFLISNTYKVMNLTSPDPYIDMSGKNVVVLGGGDTAMDCVRTSIRQGANNVICAYRRDEENMPGSRREVKNAQEEGVNFMFNLQPLGIEVNDSGQVMGIKVVKTALGKPDEAGRQRPKPVQGSEHTLEADVVIMAFGFQPHSMPWLQPFGVDLDQWGRIQAPSDQEFQYQTSNKKIFAGGDAVRGSDLVVTAIDEGRKAAGGILDYLEV; this comes from the coding sequence ATGAGCCAGAACATATACCAATTTATTGACGTGAATCGCGTAGATCCAGCGAAAAAGCCCGTCAAAATCCGTAAGATAGAATTCGTCGAAATATACGAACCTTTTACAAAACAGCAAGCTAAAGCACAAGCCGACCGTTGCCTAGACTGCGGCAATCCATACTGCGAATGGAAGTGCCCGGTTCACAACTACATTCCTCAGTGGCTAAAACTGGCGAATGAAGGTCGTATTATCGAAGCGGCAGAGCTCTCTCATCAAACTAACAGCTTGCCTGAGGTTTGTGGCCGGGTTTGCCCACAAGATAGACTCTGTGAGGGATCTTGTACCATTAATGAAGACTTTGGCGCTGTCACCATCGGTAATATCGAGAAGTACATTAACGACAAAGCATTTGAAATGGGCTGGACGCCCGATATGTCTAACGTGGAATGGACAGATAAAAAAGTCGCCATCATTGGAGCGGGCCCAGCGGGTCTTGCTGCTGCTGATGTTTTAGTCCGTAACGGTGTTAAGCCAGTTGTCTTTGATCGTTACCCCGAAATCGGGGGTCTTTTGACGTTTGGCATTCCCTCTTTCAAGCTAGAAAAAGGGGTAATGGAAAATCGCCGTCGAATATTCAGTGACATGGGAATTGAATTCAAACTCAACATAGAAGTTGGTAAAGACATCGAAATGCAATCGCTGATCGACGACTACGATGCCGTCTTTATCGGTGTTGGGACGTACAAAAATATGCGCGCGGGGTTGGCTAACGAAGACGCACAAGGTGTTTATGATGCACTGCCGTTTCTTATTTCGAATACATATAAGGTAATGAACCTAACCAGTCCTGATCCATACATCGATATGTCCGGTAAAAATGTGGTCGTTCTTGGAGGCGGTGACACCGCGATGGACTGTGTCAGGACGTCCATTCGCCAGGGTGCGAATAACGTTATCTGTGCCTACCGACGTGATGAAGAAAACATGCCTGGCTCTCGTAGAGAAGTAAAAAATGCACAAGAAGAAGGCGTTAACTTTATGTTTAACCTTCAACCTCTTGGTATTGAAGTGAACGATAGTGGGCAAGTAATGGGTATCAAGGTGGTTAAAACGGCACTCGGAAAGCCTGATGAAGCCGGGCGCCAACGACCGAAGCCCGTTCAAGGGAGTGAACATACTTTAGAGGCTGACGTTGTCATTATGGCATTTGGTTTCCAGCCTCACTCAATGCCTTGGCTACAACCATTTGGCGTAGACCTCGATCAATGGGGAAGAATACAAGCACCTTCCGATCAAGAATTTCAATATCAAACGAGTAACAAAAAAATATTTGCTGGGGGCGATGCAGTAAGAGGCTCCGATCTTGTGGTCACCGCCATCGATGAAGGCCGAAAAGCAGCCGGTGGTATTCTAGACTATCTTGAAGTGTAG
- a CDS encoding DUF1499 domain-containing protein produces MLRSCIFALSILTLLTACSQGSRNIIDRTALPCGDSPNCVSTEDDREQHHLIAFQLKSTASIDDIEEVALQLSGAKTAAKEGNYLRIECTSSILRFTDDLELKLNGTTLMVRSESRIGYSDFGVNRDRAEELRAMLFSAQLIM; encoded by the coding sequence ATGTTGCGATCCTGTATCTTCGCTTTATCAATCCTCACCTTACTGACAGCCTGTAGCCAAGGTTCAAGGAATATCATTGATCGCACCGCTTTACCTTGCGGTGATAGCCCTAATTGTGTTTCAACTGAAGATGATAGAGAGCAGCACCACCTTATCGCCTTTCAGCTCAAAAGCACCGCCAGTATCGATGACATTGAAGAGGTTGCTTTACAGCTTTCTGGCGCTAAAACAGCGGCAAAAGAAGGGAATTATCTCAGAATCGAATGCACGTCAAGCATCCTTCGCTTCACTGATGATCTCGAACTCAAACTCAACGGCACAACACTCATGGTTCGTTCTGAATCTCGAATCGGTTATTCGGACTTCGGCGTCAATAGAGATCGAGCCGAGGAGTTAAGAGCGATGTTATTCTCCGCTCAATTGATCATGTAG
- the truB gene encoding tRNA pseudouridine(55) synthase TruB yields MARRRKGRPVNGVILLDKPTGISSNDALQKVKRIYFAQKAGHTGALDPLATGMLPICLGEATKFSQFLLDSDKRYVVKAKLGERTNTSDSDGEVVETRDVNVTREQLERCVASFKGETDQVPSMFSALKHQGRPLYEYAREGIEVPRESRKITVYSIELLRFEGDEIEMEVHCSKGTYIRTITDDLGEMLGCGAHVTYLRRTGVAKYPYEKMVTLEQLNELLEQAERDEVAPRELLDPLLMPMDTAVEDLPEVNMNAELTDLVQHGMPVQVFGAPAEGTVRMTSGDEKLFIGVAVIDDNGKVAPKRLVVFTEEESV; encoded by the coding sequence ATGGCTCGCCGTCGTAAGGGTCGTCCAGTCAACGGAGTTATCTTACTCGATAAACCGACCGGTATTTCTTCTAACGATGCTTTGCAAAAAGTTAAGCGAATCTACTTTGCCCAGAAAGCAGGCCATACTGGTGCGCTGGATCCTCTGGCGACTGGCATGTTACCTATTTGCTTGGGTGAAGCGACGAAGTTCTCTCAGTTCTTGCTCGATTCCGACAAACGTTATGTGGTTAAAGCAAAACTAGGGGAACGAACCAATACCTCAGATTCTGATGGTGAAGTGGTTGAAACTCGTGATGTTAATGTCACACGTGAGCAGCTTGAACGCTGTGTCGCGAGTTTCAAAGGTGAAACAGACCAAGTTCCTTCAATGTTCTCTGCGCTGAAACACCAAGGTCGTCCACTTTATGAGTACGCTCGTGAAGGGATCGAGGTGCCACGTGAATCACGTAAAATTACCGTTTACTCTATTGAACTGCTTCGTTTTGAAGGTGATGAGATTGAGATGGAAGTTCACTGTTCAAAAGGGACTTACATCCGAACCATCACTGATGACCTCGGTGAAATGCTAGGTTGTGGCGCTCACGTAACGTATCTACGTCGTACAGGTGTTGCGAAATACCCGTATGAGAAGATGGTCACTCTAGAGCAACTTAACGAATTGTTAGAGCAAGCTGAGCGTGATGAAGTTGCACCACGTGAGCTCCTCGATCCATTGTTAATGCCGATGGATACGGCGGTAGAAGATCTACCCGAAGTGAACATGAATGCTGAATTGACGGATCTTGTTCAACACGGCATGCCTGTTCAGGTATTTGGTGCGCCAGCGGAAGGAACCGTGCGGATGACCAGCGGAGATGAAAAGTTATTCATCGGTGTTGCTGTGATTGACGATAACGGTAAAGTCGCTCCGAAGCGTCTGGTTGTCTTTACAGAAGAAGAGTCAGTCTAG
- the rbfA gene encoding 30S ribosome-binding factor RbfA — translation MSKEFSRTQRVSQQLQKELAIILQREVRDSRLGMVTISDVEVSRDLAYAKVFVTFLCVGEQTPESCLAALKEHEVPVRMALGKRIRHRLTPEVRFTYDDTLVEGMRMSNLVSEILNEDKRKQTEAGRDEDVNGSEEEGK, via the coding sequence ATGTCAAAAGAATTTAGCCGCACACAACGCGTGTCACAGCAGCTACAAAAGGAACTCGCGATTATTCTTCAACGCGAAGTTCGAGACTCTCGTTTAGGGATGGTGACCATCTCTGACGTAGAAGTATCAAGAGATTTAGCGTACGCAAAAGTATTTGTTACTTTCCTATGTGTGGGCGAGCAAACCCCTGAAAGTTGTCTAGCTGCGCTAAAAGAGCATGAAGTTCCGGTACGTATGGCTCTCGGTAAACGTATTCGTCACCGCCTAACTCCTGAAGTTCGTTTTACCTACGATGATACATTGGTAGAAGGTATGCGCATGTCTAACTTAGTTAGCGAAATACTGAACGAAGATAAGCGAAAGCAAACTGAAGCAGGACGTGACGAAGACGTAAACGGTTCTGAAGAGGAAGGCAAGTAA
- the infB gene encoding translation initiation factor IF-2, translated as MTQLTVKALSEEIGTPVDRLVEQLADAGMKKASGDQVSDEEKQKLLVHLKKEHGDTSGETEPTRLTLQRKTRSTLSVSASGGKSKDVQVEVRKKRTYVKRSTVDDEAKREAEEAAQREAEELAKREAEELAKRDAAEKAKREAEEKAKREADAKRNAEEKAQRAQAEKAKKDMNAKNADVNTQAKKEADELKRRQEEEAQRKAEQEAAKLVEEARKLAEENQERWSEEEKKKKEQEKTADYHITTSTYAREAEDAADRKEEGGGNRRKKKKKAPAATPERNGRNQRGGRGGRNKGKLAKPTSMQHGFDKTATVAKSDVAIGETIVVSELASKMSVKGTEVIKVMMKMGAMATINQVIDQETAALVAEEMGHKVILRKENELEEAVLADRDNDALVEARAPVVTIMGHVDHGKTSTLDYIRKAHVASGEAGGITQHIGAYHVETDNGMITFLDTPGHAAFTAMRARGAQATDIVVLVVAADDGVMPQTVEAIQHAKAAGVPLIIAVNKIDKEDANPDNVKNELSQYDVIPEEWGGENMFVHISAKQGTNIDGLLETILLQSEVLELTAVKEGMASGVVVESRLDKGRGPVATVLVQSGTLNKGDILLCGQEYGRVRAMRDENGKEIFEAGPSIPVEIIGLSGVPSSGDEATVVRDERKAREVANYRQGKFRDVKLARQQKSKLENMFSNMEAGEVAELNVVLKGDVQGSVEAISDSLLKLSTDEVKVNIVGSGVGGITETDATLAAASNAIILGFNVRADATARRTVDTENLDLRYYSIIYQLIDEVKQAMGGMLAPEFKQEIIGLAEVRDVFKSPKLGAIAGCMVTEGIIKRNNPIRVLRENVVIYEGELESLRRFKDDVQEVKNGYECGIGVKNYNDVRAGDQIEVFEIVEIKRTLD; from the coding sequence ATGACGCAACTAACAGTAAAAGCGCTAAGTGAAGAGATTGGTACGCCAGTTGACCGCTTAGTTGAGCAACTTGCTGACGCAGGCATGAAGAAAGCTAGCGGCGATCAAGTATCAGATGAAGAGAAGCAAAAGCTGCTCGTTCATTTAAAGAAAGAACACGGTGATACATCAGGCGAAACAGAGCCTACTCGTTTAACACTACAGAGAAAAACGCGCAGTACACTCAGTGTTTCTGCAAGTGGTGGTAAGAGTAAAGATGTTCAAGTAGAAGTACGTAAGAAGCGTACTTATGTGAAGCGCAGTACAGTCGATGACGAAGCTAAACGTGAGGCTGAGGAAGCAGCACAACGTGAAGCGGAAGAGCTAGCGAAACGCGAAGCGGAAGAGTTAGCGAAACGTGATGCTGCAGAGAAAGCAAAACGCGAAGCCGAAGAGAAAGCAAAACGTGAAGCGGATGCAAAACGTAATGCGGAAGAAAAGGCTCAGCGTGCACAAGCTGAAAAGGCTAAAAAAGACATGAATGCAAAAAATGCTGACGTTAATACGCAAGCTAAGAAAGAAGCTGACGAACTAAAACGTCGTCAGGAAGAAGAAGCCCAACGTAAAGCTGAACAAGAAGCGGCCAAACTTGTTGAAGAAGCTCGTAAACTCGCGGAAGAAAACCAAGAGCGTTGGAGTGAAGAAGAGAAAAAGAAAAAAGAGCAAGAGAAAACAGCTGATTACCACATCACGACTTCTACTTATGCTCGTGAAGCTGAAGATGCAGCGGATCGCAAAGAAGAAGGTGGTGGTAACCGTCGTAAGAAGAAGAAAAAAGCACCAGCAGCGACACCAGAGCGTAACGGTCGTAATCAACGCGGTGGTCGAGGCGGTCGCAATAAAGGCAAACTGGCTAAACCAACGTCAATGCAGCATGGCTTTGATAAAACAGCAACCGTAGCGAAATCTGATGTTGCTATCGGTGAGACTATCGTTGTCTCTGAACTGGCAAGCAAAATGTCAGTGAAAGGCACTGAAGTTATCAAAGTGATGATGAAAATGGGCGCAATGGCAACCATTAACCAAGTTATCGACCAAGAAACAGCGGCCTTAGTTGCTGAAGAAATGGGTCACAAGGTTATTCTTCGTAAAGAGAATGAACTTGAAGAAGCCGTACTGGCTGATCGTGATAACGATGCGCTTGTTGAAGCTCGTGCTCCAGTTGTTACTATCATGGGTCACGTTGACCACGGTAAAACATCGACACTTGATTACATCCGTAAAGCACACGTTGCTTCTGGTGAAGCGGGCGGTATTACTCAACATATCGGTGCATACCACGTAGAAACTGATAACGGCATGATCACGTTCCTTGATACTCCTGGACACGCAGCGTTTACTGCTATGCGTGCTCGTGGTGCTCAAGCGACAGATATCGTTGTTCTTGTGGTTGCCGCTGATGATGGTGTTATGCCACAAACGGTTGAAGCGATTCAACACGCGAAAGCGGCGGGCGTACCTCTTATTATCGCTGTAAACAAAATCGATAAAGAAGATGCGAACCCAGACAACGTTAAGAATGAGCTATCTCAATACGACGTTATCCCAGAAGAGTGGGGCGGTGAGAACATGTTTGTTCACATCTCTGCGAAACAAGGGACAAACATCGATGGTCTTTTAGAAACTATCCTTCTACAGTCTGAAGTTCTTGAACTTACTGCTGTTAAAGAAGGCATGGCGTCAGGTGTTGTTGTTGAATCTCGCCTAGATAAAGGTCGTGGTCCAGTAGCTACTGTTCTTGTACAGTCTGGTACATTGAATAAGGGTGATATCCTTCTTTGTGGTCAAGAATACGGCCGTGTTCGTGCAATGCGCGATGAGAATGGTAAAGAGATCTTCGAAGCTGGCCCATCTATCCCTGTAGAAATTATCGGTCTATCTGGTGTTCCATCATCAGGTGACGAAGCAACAGTAGTACGTGATGAGCGTAAAGCTCGTGAAGTCGCGAACTACCGTCAAGGTAAATTCCGTGATGTGAAACTAGCTCGTCAACAGAAATCTAAGCTAGAGAACATGTTCTCTAACATGGAAGCGGGTGAAGTTGCGGAACTGAATGTGGTACTGAAAGGTGACGTTCAAGGTTCAGTTGAAGCGATTTCTGATTCACTGCTGAAACTATCGACTGACGAAGTTAAAGTGAACATCGTCGGTTCGGGTGTGGGTGGTATCACTGAAACGGATGCTACTCTTGCAGCTGCTTCAAACGCTATCATCTTAGGTTTCAACGTGCGTGCTGATGCAACGGCTCGTCGTACGGTTGATACTGAAAACCTAGATCTACGTTATTACTCAATCATCTACCAATTGATTGATGAAGTTAAACAAGCAATGGGCGGTATGCTTGCTCCAGAATTCAAGCAAGAAATCATTGGTCTTGCTGAAGTACGTGACGTATTTAAGTCACCTAAGCTGGGCGCAATCGCTGGTTGTATGGTTACTGAAGGCATCATTAAGCGTAACAACCCAATCCGCGTACTACGCGAAAACGTGGTTATTTACGAAGGTGAACTAGAATCACTTCGTCGCTTTAAAGATGACGTTCAAGAAGTTAAGAATGGCTACGAATGTGGTATCGGCGTTAAGAACTACAATGATGTTCGCGCTGGTGACCAAATCGAAGTATTCGAAATCGTTGAAATTAAACGTACACTCGACTAA
- the nusA gene encoding transcription termination factor NusA, giving the protein MSKEILAVVEAVSNEKAVPRERIFEALETALATSTKKKHALEIEVRVEIDRKTGEFETFRRWEIVEEVENPTKEISLEAAQYEDETLTIGDFVEDDIPSVTFDRITTQTAKQVIVQKVREAERAQIVEQFIDNEGELVTGVVKKVNRETVIMDLGNNAEAVILRDDQLPRENFRPGDRVRGLLYAVKPEARGFQLFVTRSKPEMLAELFRVEVPEIGEELIELKAGARDPGSRAKIAVKTNDRRIDPVGACVGMRGARVQAVSGELGGERIDIVLWDDNPAQFAINAMAPADVASIIVDEDAHSMDIAVEPDNLAQAIGRNGQNVRLASQLTGWELNVMTVEDLQKKHQEESQAAVESFMKHLDIEQDFAEMLSEEGFSTLEEIAYVPVHELLEIDGLDEDMVEELRSRAKDALTTLALAQEETFDGVEPAEDLLALEGLERELAFKLAAKGVATLEDLADQGVDELEDIEGLTEERAGELIMAARNICWFGDEE; this is encoded by the coding sequence GCGGTTTCTAATGAGAAAGCCGTACCTCGTGAGCGTATTTTTGAGGCACTTGAAACAGCACTTGCTACGTCTACTAAGAAAAAGCATGCACTTGAAATTGAAGTTCGTGTAGAAATTGATCGCAAAACGGGTGAGTTCGAAACTTTCCGTCGTTGGGAAATAGTTGAAGAAGTAGAAAATCCAACCAAAGAAATTTCATTAGAAGCAGCACAATACGAAGATGAAACTTTGACTATTGGCGACTTCGTTGAAGACGATATTCCTTCAGTAACCTTTGACCGTATTACGACGCAAACAGCGAAGCAAGTTATCGTACAAAAAGTACGTGAAGCTGAACGTGCACAAATCGTAGAGCAGTTTATTGACAACGAAGGTGAGCTAGTAACCGGTGTTGTTAAGAAAGTGAATCGCGAAACTGTGATTATGGATCTTGGTAACAATGCTGAAGCTGTTATCTTGCGTGATGATCAACTACCTCGCGAAAATTTCCGCCCAGGCGATCGTGTTCGTGGTTTATTGTACGCAGTAAAACCAGAAGCTCGTGGCTTCCAGTTGTTTGTCACTCGTTCTAAGCCTGAAATGCTTGCCGAGCTTTTCCGTGTTGAAGTACCTGAAATTGGCGAAGAGCTTATTGAACTAAAAGCCGGTGCTCGCGATCCAGGTTCACGTGCTAAAATTGCCGTGAAAACCAATGATCGTCGTATCGATCCTGTTGGTGCGTGTGTGGGTATGCGTGGTGCTCGTGTTCAAGCGGTTTCTGGTGAACTGGGTGGCGAGCGTATTGATATCGTTCTTTGGGATGATAACCCAGCTCAATTTGCTATTAATGCAATGGCACCAGCTGATGTTGCGTCAATCATCGTCGATGAAGATGCACACTCAATGGACATCGCTGTAGAACCTGACAACCTAGCTCAAGCTATCGGTCGTAACGGTCAGAATGTTCGTCTAGCTTCTCAACTTACCGGTTGGGAATTGAACGTGATGACAGTTGAAGATCTACAGAAGAAGCACCAAGAAGAATCTCAGGCTGCTGTTGAGAGCTTCATGAAGCACCTAGATATAGAGCAAGACTTTGCTGAAATGTTGTCTGAAGAAGGTTTCTCAACACTAGAAGAAATTGCTTATGTCCCTGTTCATGAGCTGCTAGAAATTGACGGCCTAGACGAAGACATGGTTGAAGAGCTACGCAGTCGTGCTAAAGATGCACTGACCACTTTAGCACTCGCTCAAGAAGAAACATTTGACGGTGTTGAACCAGCTGAAGACTTACTTGCTTTAGAAGGCTTGGAGCGTGAACTCGCGTTTAAACTGGCTGCTAAAGGTGTAGCAACACTAGAAGACCTAGCGGATCAAGGTGTTGATGAGCTAGAAGATATTGAAGGACTAACAGAAGAGCGTGCGGGCGAGCTTATTATGGCAGCGCGTAACATTTGTTGGTTCGGTGACGAAGAATAA